A window of Streptomyces kaniharaensis contains these coding sequences:
- a CDS encoding pRL2-19, with translation MTDRLPQPADMSHAMLIGLLMHLGGSFDMPADALSVDALGTPDGTFHAVELGILEDGQVRLSVVPRPHGEGAGLQFRNGE, from the coding sequence GTGACCGACCGCCTGCCCCAGCCCGCCGACATGTCGCACGCGATGCTGATCGGCCTCTTGATGCACCTCGGCGGCAGCTTCGACATGCCCGCCGACGCCCTCTCGGTCGATGCCCTCGGCACGCCGGACGGCACGTTCCACGCCGTTGAGCTGGGGATCTTGGAGGATGGGCAGGTTCGCCTGTCCGTCGTTCCCCGGCCGCACGGAGAGGGTGCAGGACTCCAGTTCCGCAACGGGGAGTAA
- a CDS encoding DUF927 domain-containing protein — translation MPTRKKSAPIPRQQGEGTVSQLDRDGVPAGCIQIPGMRLGWFYRLNDRMVLHQHRPGSPLLHVGQAPKVTSVIAHLTDDGEDIRTEYLVVGRRQRRPRIITEDELDRGTWASKTGSRRPTGPDEKHAFAKAMRMQAEDAPEVPARTYYTDEGDLVLPEADAQLYGYGTLCGSEKAARDAWEETGAYAVVDPKAALVMGAMFSGPMLDSLGVLAHILNLHGPGQQGKSTMMFVCAALFGNIKPRRQRLLMTWNASKQGITQDLRGRGYLPLCLDEHSSSGRTPQQSSSEFSQICAGCLRSTGTVDGGIREMDGFWLSILLSSSNLPLKFEGQTEDLASRLLEIKAPFFPNAWVDLDGNAVGADHKGAEHVSKRLKRLARDHGGWPLEWARKAGAFTAEKLKEARRAHLELCAKYMPRNGGIPDTIAEIHMAWVVGAHVLGEAIGVPGLGEAAERAAAERLKAAIEAAAETNVPEGELLWRALDAMRLDVAAFPEMEELPRAAAGGVKPRGFYRVDRHGQQEWWVLDPVVKEAGDKGGVVNLTSALRQLDEVKVHVRGEGANVLRRVPNFLRDKPVTQRMHCFNLGPAQELFGGPLDLDDDGDDGHDGQGDGGTDHQESGEVPGGETAFVPTQVELSLSAPEAEPVPTVAAGLPALVREVTEPRWDELVDGKFSAAKVGVLAGTGLHLPNMRPVPVPMPGSVEETYALMAAYDVCTLYVHASAIGAMGLPAYDITVYGELVAPHEHPWATPVAGGVVERVEPAGLSFWMTAIPGDGERRHISIPAYDPSRLEDSFGSAVDGAQLLEAVMLFLLSSRGKGKRPKVERYYRNVNMTAMGYAGMTADLARCEAIRLETIPQFTAGQRLKPILHLGWNRRMEPPERDMKWLHRYDKTAAWLSAWSNTPLGVGEPTHYPDGAEFDPKKAGLWRVAEAPGFGLPGLPTFQLRTAEEGGWWIRSTPAMNLLMEAYPDWTPVVLEALVWKDSRRVMETGYERIRLGREFLLAEAEAGREAATLAKRLNGALYKSGRGYLERNEPERDHVTGEIYARKIYRPDWAAALQDAAIANTWRDLRAFSQAGRFPLTLETDAITMVSDEADPVLAAPPGMKLGNHRGGLWTVEGSAPVSALLPLMEDPRKARTAGEALRIHMKRQGV, via the coding sequence TTGCCCACCCGAAAGAAGTCGGCCCCGATCCCCCGCCAGCAGGGCGAGGGCACCGTTTCCCAGCTCGACCGTGACGGCGTTCCGGCGGGCTGTATCCAGATCCCCGGCATGCGGCTGGGGTGGTTCTACCGCCTGAACGACCGGATGGTCCTGCACCAGCACCGGCCTGGGTCCCCGCTGCTGCACGTCGGGCAGGCGCCGAAGGTCACCTCCGTGATCGCGCACCTGACCGACGACGGCGAAGACATCCGCACTGAGTACCTGGTCGTCGGCCGCCGTCAGCGTCGCCCCCGGATCATCACGGAAGACGAACTCGACCGGGGCACCTGGGCGTCGAAGACCGGCAGCCGCCGGCCGACCGGCCCGGACGAGAAGCACGCGTTCGCCAAGGCCATGCGCATGCAGGCGGAGGACGCCCCCGAGGTCCCCGCCCGCACGTACTACACCGACGAGGGCGACCTCGTGCTTCCCGAGGCGGACGCCCAGCTCTACGGCTACGGCACCCTGTGCGGGTCCGAGAAGGCCGCCCGCGACGCGTGGGAGGAGACCGGCGCGTACGCGGTCGTGGACCCCAAGGCCGCGCTGGTGATGGGCGCGATGTTCTCCGGCCCGATGCTCGATTCCCTGGGCGTGCTGGCGCACATCCTGAACCTCCACGGGCCCGGCCAGCAGGGCAAGTCCACGATGATGTTCGTCTGCGCGGCCCTGTTCGGGAACATCAAGCCGCGCCGACAGCGGCTGCTGATGACGTGGAACGCCAGCAAGCAGGGCATCACCCAGGACCTGCGCGGGCGCGGCTACCTGCCGCTGTGCCTGGACGAGCACAGCAGCAGCGGGCGCACCCCGCAGCAGTCCAGCTCGGAGTTCTCCCAGATCTGCGCGGGCTGCCTGCGCTCGACCGGCACGGTCGACGGCGGCATCCGGGAGATGGACGGCTTCTGGCTGTCGATCCTGCTGTCCAGCTCCAACCTGCCGTTGAAGTTCGAGGGGCAGACCGAAGACCTGGCCTCGCGCCTGCTGGAGATCAAGGCGCCGTTCTTCCCGAACGCGTGGGTGGACCTGGACGGCAACGCGGTCGGCGCCGACCACAAGGGCGCCGAGCACGTCTCCAAGCGACTCAAGCGACTGGCCAGGGACCACGGCGGGTGGCCGCTGGAGTGGGCCCGCAAGGCTGGCGCCTTCACCGCCGAGAAGCTGAAGGAGGCCCGGCGGGCGCACCTGGAGCTGTGCGCCAAGTACATGCCGCGCAACGGCGGTATCCCCGACACGATCGCCGAGATTCACATGGCGTGGGTGGTCGGCGCTCACGTCCTGGGCGAGGCCATCGGCGTGCCGGGCCTGGGCGAGGCTGCCGAGCGCGCTGCCGCCGAGCGGCTGAAGGCGGCGATCGAGGCTGCGGCGGAGACGAACGTGCCGGAGGGCGAGCTGCTGTGGCGGGCGCTGGACGCGATGCGCCTGGACGTTGCGGCGTTCCCGGAGATGGAGGAGCTGCCCCGGGCCGCTGCTGGCGGGGTCAAGCCGCGCGGGTTCTACCGCGTCGACCGGCACGGCCAGCAGGAGTGGTGGGTGCTGGACCCGGTGGTGAAGGAGGCCGGGGACAAGGGTGGCGTCGTCAACCTCACCTCCGCGCTGCGGCAGCTCGATGAGGTGAAGGTGCACGTACGGGGCGAGGGCGCCAACGTGCTGCGGCGGGTGCCGAACTTCCTGCGGGACAAGCCCGTCACCCAGCGGATGCACTGCTTCAACCTCGGTCCGGCGCAGGAGCTGTTCGGCGGACCGCTCGACCTCGATGACGACGGCGACGACGGCCACGACGGCCAGGGCGACGGCGGCACGGACCACCAGGAGTCGGGCGAGGTGCCCGGCGGCGAGACGGCGTTCGTGCCGACGCAGGTCGAGCTGTCGCTGTCCGCGCCCGAGGCGGAGCCGGTGCCGACCGTGGCGGCCGGGCTGCCCGCGCTGGTTCGGGAGGTGACCGAACCTCGGTGGGACGAGCTGGTGGACGGGAAGTTCAGCGCGGCGAAGGTCGGCGTGCTGGCGGGCACCGGGCTGCACCTGCCCAACATGCGGCCGGTGCCGGTGCCCATGCCGGGCAGCGTGGAGGAGACCTACGCGCTCATGGCGGCGTACGACGTGTGCACCCTGTACGTCCACGCCAGCGCCATCGGGGCCATGGGGCTGCCCGCCTACGACATCACGGTGTACGGCGAACTCGTGGCACCGCACGAGCACCCGTGGGCCACCCCCGTGGCGGGCGGCGTGGTCGAGCGCGTCGAGCCCGCCGGCCTTTCGTTCTGGATGACCGCCATCCCCGGCGACGGCGAGCGGCGCCACATCTCCATCCCGGCCTACGACCCGTCCCGCCTGGAGGACTCCTTCGGCTCCGCCGTCGACGGCGCGCAGCTGCTCGAAGCGGTGATGCTGTTCCTGCTGTCCAGCCGGGGCAAGGGCAAGCGCCCCAAGGTGGAGCGGTACTACCGCAACGTCAACATGACCGCCATGGGCTACGCCGGGATGACCGCCGACCTGGCCCGGTGCGAGGCGATCCGGCTGGAGACCATCCCCCAGTTCACCGCCGGGCAGCGGCTCAAGCCGATCCTTCACCTCGGGTGGAACCGGCGCATGGAGCCGCCGGAGCGCGACATGAAGTGGCTGCACCGGTACGACAAGACCGCCGCGTGGCTGTCCGCCTGGTCGAACACGCCGCTCGGGGTCGGTGAGCCGACCCACTACCCGGACGGCGCGGAGTTCGACCCGAAGAAGGCCGGCCTTTGGCGCGTGGCGGAGGCGCCCGGGTTCGGGCTGCCCGGCCTGCCCACCTTCCAGCTCCGCACGGCCGAGGAAGGCGGCTGGTGGATCCGCTCCACCCCCGCGATGAACCTGCTTATGGAGGCGTACCCGGACTGGACGCCGGTCGTCCTGGAGGCCCTGGTCTGGAAGGACAGCCGCCGCGTGATGGAGACCGGCTACGAGCGCATCCGCCTCGGCCGGGAGTTCCTGCTGGCCGAGGCCGAGGCAGGGCGCGAGGCCGCGACCCTGGCCAAGCGCCTGAACGGCGCCCTGTACAAGTCGGGCCGGGGCTACCTGGAGCGCAACGAGCCCGAGCGCGACCACGTGACCGGCGAGATCTACGCCAGGAAGATCTACCGCCCCGACTGGGCCGCAGCCCTCCAGGACGCCGCCATTGCCAACACCTGGCGGGACCTGCGCGCGTTCTCCCAGGCCGGGCGCTTCCCGCTCACCCTGGAGACCGACGCCATCACGATGGTCTCCGACGAGGCCGATCCGGTGCTTGCCGCGCCCCCGGGCATGAAGCTGGGCAACCACCGGGGCGGCCTGTGGACCGTGGAGGGCAGCGCGCCCGTCTCCGCGCTGCTGCCCCTGATGGAGGACCCCCGCAAGGCCCGGACCGCCGGGGAAGCCCTGCGGATCCACATGAAGCGGCAGGGGGTCTGA